The DNA window cggcccaaagtatataagttataaaagtaatccctgaaagagatctgaacaaggtccaagaaagaggattacaaaataacttaggAGGACCCAACATGATAAAGTCAACCCAAAACATAAAGCtacccctgaaagagacctaaatgaggtccaaaaaagagggttACAAACAACAACTCGGACAAAAACCGACCTGAAGAAATTGGCAACCTCAGCATTATAATTCCTAATGAAGACCTGAACAAAGTTCAAATAAAATGAATTGCTGAAAATAGCATCAGGCAAAGGAATCAAGCCGATCATGTCAGACAAAGTTCCAACACTCCCAAAGCCTACGAAGATACCAAGACAAGCGCAGACAGACATGATATAAAAACACAAAGTTATAATAATAGCCAGCTTCATAGGCCATCAAGTTCAGCCCACAAAGCCTGGAAACTACtttgtttatcaaaataaagttgctaaaccaGCAACTAAAAAAGTGTCAAAAGTCAAcaaaataaagagttcaaaagcccacaagccgggctatCTACACAAGTAATTACAGAAATCAGTTAAACACCCGAAGGCTTCTCGGCAGCATCAGCACGGGGTGAAGGAAGGCGAGTCTGGAGAGGCACTACATCCACTGTCCTGTCATATCGATTCAATATCTGGCAATCAAGATCTAATTCGAGACGAACAGGAGCTGAAGAAGCCGACACAACAGAAGCTTTGACAACAGGCTCAGAGGGAGGCTCAacgtcatcatcatcaggatcaTCGGGGACGATCTtgccatccttcacaacattatcCAAACTAAATAAAGCAAGGTCGACCTCCAGGGGAAGAACCCGAACctgctccttcaggttctcataagTTGCAGTTACGCTGCCTATaaggtgaccctggagctcagaataatcaACCCGGGCCGACTCTAACTCCCCCTGAGACGCATCACTTCTCGGTAGGTTATAACACAGCTGTCTTTGTGCTTCAATGTCGTATCCTCAGCCAACTACACAGAAGCCACCAAGGCAAGAGAGCTAGCCTTCTCCCTTTCCAGCTCCTTCTCCAGTTTAGTCACCTTCACTTCGAGCTCTTCCTTTAGACCCTTCATCTGATCGAACTCTCGCTTAGCTTCCTCCATAAAGGCTTTGGTAGCATACAGAGGAAGATTTTGAGCAGTTTGATACAGAGTAgctcccatatgagccatcttaacGCTGCTTCGAGTTATAAAATCTAAGTGATGAAGGagagaaacatcatccatggaGAGGGCACCATAAGGAGTAATCTGCTGGTCGACAAAGCCAATGGGGTCAAAATCAGGGCATCCAGATTGAAAGGTTCAACGGTTCGAGGTCTTTTGGGAGGTGGAACGGCCGAAGAAGAAACCACAGTAGCAGTGGAAGATTATGGAGGATCCACTAAATGAACCCGAGGAGTAGGGATAATTCTCCTCGGGCCAGGAGAACTCGGCACAGACGGCTTCAATGGGACCTGAGAGGACCCTTCCCCATCCACCCGGGTCGAGGTGTTTGAGCTGCAGTAGCTTTTCTCGCCTTTTTGAAAGCCTTCATTACATCATTATTCttggccatctctgaaaaaatgaaaaacaatagTTTTACAGACTgggaaaaaaggagaaaagcaaaaacaagaaatagtaTATATCAAGTAATACCCAATACATCTCGGACGAGGGAGGGGTCTCCCAAACATTTTTTGGTATCTAGatgaggaggttccccccaaagATCCTCCAAAACCGTCACAAAGGCCTGTTCGATCTCATCAAGCATTTCTCACATATATCGGGATACTACTATATTCTGCTGCCAATGTAAAGGGAAGGATGGCTCACCATTCGCTTTCAGAAAAAAGGGACGAGCTCCCTTAATAGCTCGaaccttgaaaaaataattcttgaagtcccTAAAAGACTCGTCATACATGGTAAAAACCTTATGTCCTTGTGCAGATCTAAAAGAAACCCATgaggctttcttttttgaagaaatttcgggcttagttaaaacaaacaaataaaggaaaataattTGAGAAGGGGTAACATTCAATTCTTGacaaagaagttgaaaaatcttaataaagccCTAGGAGTTTggatgaagctgggatggagctacattacacgaccacaacaagtcgGCCTCAAACGAAGTAAAGGGAAAGGTGATGTCCAACTGGCTGAAGAAAtagtcataagcataaaagaaaaggcGCTCCCCCTGGGTCAGGACAGGGAAGCAAACCCTCTCCTCGGAGTTAGGTGCCACcaactcataattcttctcttgATCTCTACTCTTATAGAGACGGTGATGTTTCCTAAGCTCCGCATAGAATTCAGCATTGACCACAGAAACACGcatcaaaacaagggagtccaaccaatCGGACATACCCTCAAGAACCTTAGAGGACGTctctacaatatttttgcgagaagatatagccaactagtcctacaaacaagaaaaggagagcggattactaaaaacatctcggacaaaatCAAAACAACTCAGCCAGCACAGTCCAACACAGTACAAACAGCAAAAAAAACCCCAGGACCGACACCAAAAAGGTCCAGGGGCATCTTTTGGAGGCAATCAGGGAACAAAGATTCAGAAAAATCTACAAGGTTAACGTCCCAACAAAAAACTCACAACAAGAACAAAGAGAAACCCTTTCTCAGAAAGCAACatcccaaaaaaaaagaaagtcatTACCACCAGAAGGTCATCAAGATAGCTACCTTCCAAATTCATAGTCTTAGCTTATCagcaaaacaaaaagcaaaacaaCACGAAGAAAATCAAACGAGCCACCAAAAGAAAAAGTTCTTCTACGGGATTCATCAGGAAGAAAGCTAATCAACATGCAGGAAAAACATCAAAGGAGTCATCTTCCAGAAAAGAAAGCAGGTTCATGCAGTccgcaaaagaagaaaaacaagcaGTATGAACCCTAGAATACAGAGGGGCTATCtcaaaaagcaagaaaaaaacccccgaacaataaaataaagcaGGCGCGCAGTGATACGAAAAGGATCAAACTTTCCAGCGTGTATTTAAAAATCAAAGCTTTATCAAAAATCAAAGGTAAAGCAACGAAAGAAATAAGGGAGCAGAAAGCAGAACCAACCTGGAGAAAGgagaaaagcttgaaaaggctGAAAGACGAAGCAACGATAGATGTTCCTCGAAGCAAAAGCATCAACAAATACCAAAAGACGTTACAAGAGAAACGCAAAAATGCAAATTTCAGACGAAAACagaaagggagaaagaaaagaggaagttacaacaaagaagcaagagaagagaaaccgtttttgtGAAAAAGTTCAAAACGAACAAAGAGACGAAGCATTAAAAGAATTAATGAGGTTATTAAACCCTCACGCATTCCTAAAGCAGGGAGACGTGcattttcaaaagaataaaatttaaaagaaacgTTCCACATTCAAAGGAGAACTCTACAAAAAAGAGAttgacaaaatgctcgagtttggCTTCACTTGAGAAGGTCCGAAGTCCTACAGActaaagactcgacctcaagaGGAAGACCGAGTTCAAGCAGGGGTACTGTTCATACCcggggtcgagctgtccgacccgggatgttctaccgacatagcgaccgacctcttcaggtcaaggacaatccgacctcttcaggtcaaggacaatccgacctctcctcaaagagctcggccaaactaccaggaaagcccaataatgggcccaaacagaggaacacgatccgaatccaagggcagcccaagcctatggagataaaggcggttcccttaaagataagatgacatctctcgaagataaagataagataagataactaacttatcttatctaaggaaGGTCTCTCTACACcgttataaatacactggagcacccaggtataacttatACTCTGATtatactcaatacctgcttaatactcttgctaactttagcattggagtcccttgcaagtttcccccaccctccggggacgaaggatcaacaCCACCATCaggtccaacaagtcggacacaacagctctgaccaatacagaagatctcgtccgagatcgatctacaatttcaggtaaccctcgaaacaattaatatatgtatatttttactGTTTAGAGGTCTGTAATACCACACTACCTCTGTTCTACGACTTAAGCGCAAAACACTGtatagtagggtgttacattatggtatcagagcagttcgttacTATAGAGCCTGAGGATGGACTGATGGTGCTTTTGTGCATTTTCTGTATATGtgtttatgtgctattaggatatctaactgatatatgtggcataaatgttcatgagcatgcatttgggactgaAGGCATTgaacttgagatattgagactgatcaacttgatatcacttgtttggtgtgtatagggaccAGATGTCTACTCGCGGATGCAGATGTGGACGCGGACGCGGGCGAGGTAGAGGCTGAATAGGCAATGCTATGCCTGAAGCATCAGGAAATACTCCTAACCCTATAGACTTCATGGCTGCATTAGGCAATATGGCAGTAGCAATGTAAGCGACAGCTGAAGCCCTcggaaatcaaattaataatggAAATATTGGCAATAATGATGAGAATGGTCCAATGTTACTGCATTCCTTCCTGAACGTTCACCCTCCAAGTTTCAGAGGAACCTCAAATCCTACCAATGCCGATAACTGGATACAGGCCATTGAGCGAGCATTGCAGGCTCAGCAGGTTCCTGATGAACAGTGGGTTGAGTTTGGAACCTACCAGTTGCATGGTGAAGCTCAGCACTGGTGGCAAGGCATGAGGGACATTCTGCAGCCTGATAGGGTTGTGATCTCTTGGGAGTTGTTCTGAGAGAAATTCTATAAGAAATATTTCCCCACCTCAGTTAGAAATGCTAGAGAACTCGAACTGCTTCAACTTAAACAGGGCCAGATGACTATTACTATGTACACCAGTAAATTTGAGGAATTGTGCCGCTTCTCACACATCTGTCAGGGAGCTCTTGAGGACTTTGCTGAGTGGAAGTGTATAAAGTATGAAGGAGGCCTTAGGAGTGACATTCAGAGTTTTGTGGCACCTATGCAGATTTGGGTGTTTTCTGAGCTGGTGAATAGTAGCAGGGTGGCGAAGGATTGTGTCAGAAGGGCTGCAACAGAAAAAGGGAGTCTGAGGATGCCATTCCAAAGGACCACAGGGAGAAACTTTGCACCCAGAGGTAGACAGTTCAAGCGTGGTGGCTATGTCCCTCAGAATAATCAGGGGCAAGGCAACTCTAGAAGACCTAATACCAGTGCTAATCAGGGAAGGAGACGGGGGAAGCAGCCACAGCAGGATATTAGTTGCCATAGATGTGGAAAGTATCATTCTGGGCCATGCAGGATTGGGACTGGAGTCTGTTACTCCTGCGGGCAGCCAGGACACTTGGCTAGTAGTTACCCAGAGAAGAAGAGGTATGAGATAGGCAGAGTGCAGCAACCAGGAAGAGTATATACTACTTCTTCAATAGGCGCTGAGGGTCAGAGGCATTGATaagaggtaactgtgaaatggcggGTAAAACCTTGAACGCTTTGTTTGATTCTGGAGCTTCACATACTTTTATTGCATTTAAGATGACTCATGAGTTAGGGTTGAAAATAGTAGTACTGGGGTATGATTTAAATGTATATAATGCCACCCACGAGGCTATGGTGACTAGGTTAGGGTGCCCCCAAGTTCCTTTTCGAATACAAGGGCATGATTTTGTGCATAACCTAATTTGTTTGCCAATTACTGGTCTTGATCTCATTCTGGGATTGAACTGGTTATCCAAAAACCGCGTTTTACTGGATTGCTTTGCGAAAGTAGTGTATTTCATGCCTGAATACACTGAAGGGCCAGCTGTGGTGAATAACTACTACTTGAATTCCATGACGGTGAACTGTTATGGGGCCGAATGTCAGGGGATATTGGTGTTAGCTgcgggtgtttcgggtgatgatcagaACTTGGAACAAAtcccggttgtgtgtgagtttccggagGTGTTCCCTAATGATATTGATGAATTTCCACTAAAACAGGaagttgagtttgctattgatttAGTACTTGGGGCCGGACCAATCTCGAGTGCTCCTTACAGGATGTTGCCTTTTAGAAATGGCTAA is part of the Arachis duranensis cultivar V14167 chromosome 1, aradu.V14167.gnm2.J7QH, whole genome shotgun sequence genome and encodes:
- the LOC107488936 gene encoding uncharacterized protein LOC107488936; the protein is MPEASGNTPNPIDFMAALGNMAVAIGTSNPTNADNWIQAIERALQAQQVPDEQWVEFGTYQLHGEAQHWWQGMRDILQPDRGQMTITMYTSKFEELCRFSHICQGALEDFAEWKCIKYEGGLRSDIQSFVAPMQIWVFSELVNSSRVAKDCVRRAATEKGSLRMPFQRTTGRNFAPRGRQFKRGGYVPQNNQGQGNSRRPNTSANQGRRRGKQPQQDISCHRCGKYHSGPCRIGTGVCYSCGQPGHLASSYPEKKRYEIGRVQQPGRVYTTSSIGAEGQRH